The following are encoded together in the Phragmites australis chromosome 19, lpPhrAust1.1, whole genome shotgun sequence genome:
- the LOC133900758 gene encoding uncharacterized protein LOC133900758 isoform X2 has product MLGQLALWAKIANEASCGSPRWIGRGLSCVCIKRKGAYERICMNLTPLQEERLRRLKHRMNVYFDPSRRDHQEALKALWHATYPDQELQGLISEQWKDMGWQGRDPSTDFRGAGFISLENLLFFAKTFSASFQRLLKKQCGNRATWEYPFAVAGVNITFMIMQMLDLQSTKPRTFVRAIFIQMLSEDEWAFDLLYCVAFVVMDKQWLEKNASYMDFNEVLKSTRAQLERELMLDDVMRVEDMPSYSLLC; this is encoded by the exons ATGCTGGGGCAACTAGCTCTGTGGGCTAAAATTGCCA ACGAAGCGTCATGCGGATCACCAAGATGGATAGGGAGAGGCCTCTCTTGCGTATGCATAAAGCGAAAAGGGGCATATGAAAGAATATGCATGAACCTCACACCATTGCAG GAAGAAAGGCTTCGGAGATTGAAACATCGCATGAATGTTTATTTTGATCCATCTAGACGAGATCACCAG GAAGCACTGAAAGCTCTTTGGCATGCGACATATCCTGATCAAGAACTTCAAGGTTTGATATCTGAACAGTGGAAGGACATGGGTTGGCAAGGAAGAGATCCATCAACTGACTTTAG AGGCGCAGGATTCATCTCTCTGGAGAATCTTCTATTCTTTGCCAAGACATTCTCT GCCTCGTTTCAAAGACTGCTTAAGAAACAATGTGGTAACAGAGCCACATGGGAGTACCCGTTTGCAGTTGCCGGCGTAAATATTACATTCATGATCATGCAGATGCTTGATCTCCAGTCAA CTAAGCCAAGAACATTTGTGCGAGCAATTTTTATCCAAATGCTCTCAG AGGATGAGTGGGCATTTGATCTGCTCTATTGCGTCGCATTTGTTGTGATGGACAAACAGTGGCTGGAGAAGAATGCCTCTTACATGGACTTCAAT GAAGTACTGAAGTCGACGCGTGCCCAGCTGGAGAGAGAGCTAATGCTGGACGACGTGATGAGGGTCGAAGACATGCCATCATACAGCCTACTTTGCTAG
- the LOC133900758 gene encoding uncharacterized protein LOC133900758 isoform X3, which translates to MECTCSCADEASCGSPRWIGRGLSCVCIKRKGAYERICMNLTPLQEERLRRLKHRMNVYFDPSRRDHQEALKALWHATYPDQELQGLISEQWKDMGWQGRDPSTDFRGAGFISLENLLFFAKTFSASFQRLLKKQCGNRATWEYPFAVAGVNITFMIMQMLDLQSTKPRTFVRAIFIQMLSEDEWAFDLLYCVAFVVMDKQWLEKNASYMDFNEVLKSTRAQLERELMLDDVMRVEDMPSYSLLC; encoded by the exons ATGGAATGTACTTGTTCTTGCGCAGACGAAGCGTCATGCGGATCACCAAGATGGATAGGGAGAGGCCTCTCTTGCGTATGCATAAAGCGAAAAGGGGCATATGAAAGAATATGCATGAACCTCACACCATTGCAG GAAGAAAGGCTTCGGAGATTGAAACATCGCATGAATGTTTATTTTGATCCATCTAGACGAGATCACCAG GAAGCACTGAAAGCTCTTTGGCATGCGACATATCCTGATCAAGAACTTCAAGGTTTGATATCTGAACAGTGGAAGGACATGGGTTGGCAAGGAAGAGATCCATCAACTGACTTTAG AGGCGCAGGATTCATCTCTCTGGAGAATCTTCTATTCTTTGCCAAGACATTCTCT GCCTCGTTTCAAAGACTGCTTAAGAAACAATGTGGTAACAGAGCCACATGGGAGTACCCGTTTGCAGTTGCCGGCGTAAATATTACATTCATGATCATGCAGATGCTTGATCTCCAGTCAA CTAAGCCAAGAACATTTGTGCGAGCAATTTTTATCCAAATGCTCTCAG AGGATGAGTGGGCATTTGATCTGCTCTATTGCGTCGCATTTGTTGTGATGGACAAACAGTGGCTGGAGAAGAATGCCTCTTACATGGACTTCAAT GAAGTACTGAAGTCGACGCGTGCCCAGCTGGAGAGAGAGCTAATGCTGGACGACGTGATGAGGGTCGAAGACATGCCATCATACAGCCTACTTTGCTAG
- the LOC133900758 gene encoding uncharacterized protein LOC133900758 isoform X4 translates to MNLTPLQEERLRRLKHRMNVYFDPSRRDHQEALKALWHATYPDQELQGLISEQWKDMGWQGRDPSTDFRGAGFISLENLLFFAKTFSASFQRLLKKQCGNRATWEYPFAVAGVNITFMIMQMLDLQSTKPRTFVRAIFIQMLSEDEWAFDLLYCVAFVVMDKQWLEKNASYMDFNEVLKSTRAQLERELMLDDVMRVEDMPSYSLLC, encoded by the exons ATGAACCTCACACCATTGCAG GAAGAAAGGCTTCGGAGATTGAAACATCGCATGAATGTTTATTTTGATCCATCTAGACGAGATCACCAG GAAGCACTGAAAGCTCTTTGGCATGCGACATATCCTGATCAAGAACTTCAAGGTTTGATATCTGAACAGTGGAAGGACATGGGTTGGCAAGGAAGAGATCCATCAACTGACTTTAG AGGCGCAGGATTCATCTCTCTGGAGAATCTTCTATTCTTTGCCAAGACATTCTCT GCCTCGTTTCAAAGACTGCTTAAGAAACAATGTGGTAACAGAGCCACATGGGAGTACCCGTTTGCAGTTGCCGGCGTAAATATTACATTCATGATCATGCAGATGCTTGATCTCCAGTCAA CTAAGCCAAGAACATTTGTGCGAGCAATTTTTATCCAAATGCTCTCAG AGGATGAGTGGGCATTTGATCTGCTCTATTGCGTCGCATTTGTTGTGATGGACAAACAGTGGCTGGAGAAGAATGCCTCTTACATGGACTTCAAT GAAGTACTGAAGTCGACGCGTGCCCAGCTGGAGAGAGAGCTAATGCTGGACGACGTGATGAGGGTCGAAGACATGCCATCATACAGCCTACTTTGCTAG